The following coding sequences lie in one Pseudarthrobacter phenanthrenivorans Sphe3 genomic window:
- a CDS encoding glycosyltransferase has protein sequence MKISMISEHASPLAALGGVDAGGQNVHVAALSEALAKRGHHVTVYTRRDATELPARVKVGGRLEVVHVDAGPAAHVPKDELLPFMGELADGVAKDWGRQPPDVVHGHFWMSGLAALDAARRPDAGYRVPVIQTFHALGTVKRRHQGAEDTSPQERRWLEPGVGRSADRIIATCSDEVFELKAMGINTGKISIAPCGVDLGFFSGEGPVAQRQRRHRILSVGRLVPRKGVDLVIRALPFLREAGFDDVELLIVGGGGDSGVLHADPEVRRLLELAAELGVAGQVRLQGQVSRAEMPGIFRSADAVVCAPWYEPFGIVPLEAMACGVPVVAAAVGGLRDTVVDRGTGLHVPPRDPEAIASALAVLLDNPALRTELGQAGMLRARTRYSWDRVAAETEKAYQLAVAGAPAAVAPMEGAAL, from the coding sequence ATGAAAATCTCGATGATTTCCGAGCATGCCAGTCCGCTGGCGGCCCTGGGCGGGGTGGACGCCGGCGGGCAGAACGTGCACGTTGCCGCACTGTCCGAAGCATTGGCGAAGCGCGGCCACCACGTCACTGTCTACACCCGCAGGGACGCAACGGAGCTTCCCGCCAGGGTCAAGGTGGGAGGCCGCCTCGAGGTGGTCCACGTGGATGCCGGACCCGCCGCCCACGTTCCCAAGGACGAACTGCTGCCCTTCATGGGGGAGCTCGCGGACGGAGTTGCGAAGGACTGGGGCCGGCAGCCGCCGGATGTGGTGCACGGCCACTTCTGGATGTCGGGGCTGGCCGCGCTGGACGCCGCCAGGCGGCCGGACGCCGGGTACCGGGTCCCCGTTATCCAGACGTTCCATGCACTGGGCACCGTCAAGCGCAGGCACCAGGGCGCCGAGGACACCAGCCCCCAGGAACGCCGCTGGCTGGAACCCGGGGTGGGGCGGTCCGCGGACCGCATTATCGCCACCTGCTCCGACGAGGTGTTTGAGCTGAAGGCCATGGGCATCAACACCGGCAAGATCTCCATTGCGCCCTGCGGCGTCGACCTGGGCTTCTTCTCCGGCGAAGGGCCCGTTGCCCAGCGGCAGCGCCGGCACCGCATCCTCTCGGTGGGCCGGCTGGTGCCGCGCAAGGGCGTGGACCTGGTGATCCGGGCGCTGCCCTTCCTGCGGGAAGCAGGCTTCGACGACGTGGAACTCCTGATCGTGGGCGGCGGCGGGGACTCCGGGGTGCTTCACGCTGATCCGGAAGTACGCCGCCTGCTGGAGCTCGCCGCCGAGCTCGGCGTTGCCGGGCAGGTGCGGCTGCAGGGCCAGGTATCACGGGCTGAGATGCCCGGGATCTTCCGCAGTGCCGATGCCGTGGTGTGCGCCCCATGGTACGAGCCTTTCGGCATCGTCCCGCTCGAAGCGATGGCGTGCGGCGTGCCTGTGGTGGCAGCGGCAGTGGGCGGCCTTCGCGACACCGTGGTGGACCGGGGGACCGGACTGCACGTGCCGCCCCGCGACCCGGAGGCGATCGCTTCCGCCTTGGCCGTGCTGCTGGACAACCCCGCCCTGCGGACCGAGCTGGGACAGGCCGGCATGCTCCGCGCCAGGACCCGCTACTCCTGGGACAGGGTGGCTGCGGAAACCGAGAAGGCCTATCAGCTGGCGGTGGCAGGAGCTCCCGCCGCCGTGGCCCCGATGGAAGGAGCGGCACTGTGA
- a CDS encoding D-sedoheptulose-7-phosphate isomerase, giving the protein MTAEWSLREADVRMLATPVPLPAVLPGPGFVDPVGADVVQTHLDSVLPALESLRGQSGRLADWGVELAQRLLRGQRLLAAGNGGSAAEAQHLTAELVGRFDGERVPFSAISLHAESSAVTAIANDYGYDDVFARQVRAHGRSGDVLMLLSTSGKSPNLLRAADAASKLNITTWALTGAGPNPLAEACDEAVMIDALNANAQEGHLIALHAMCRVFDLEVGRRGAPDAGLPRRGGRA; this is encoded by the coding sequence GTGACTGCAGAATGGTCCCTTCGGGAAGCCGACGTGCGGATGCTGGCCACGCCTGTGCCGCTGCCCGCCGTTCTCCCCGGTCCCGGGTTCGTGGACCCGGTGGGCGCAGACGTTGTGCAGACCCATCTGGACAGCGTGCTCCCGGCCCTGGAGTCGTTGCGCGGCCAGTCCGGCCGCCTCGCGGACTGGGGCGTGGAACTGGCCCAGCGGCTGCTGCGGGGGCAGCGCCTCCTCGCCGCGGGAAACGGCGGCTCGGCAGCTGAAGCGCAGCACCTCACGGCTGAGCTGGTGGGAAGGTTCGACGGCGAGCGCGTGCCTTTTTCCGCGATCTCCCTGCATGCGGAGTCCTCTGCCGTGACGGCGATCGCCAACGACTACGGCTACGACGACGTCTTTGCCCGACAGGTGCGTGCGCATGGCCGCTCCGGCGACGTCCTCATGCTGCTGTCCACCAGCGGCAAGAGTCCGAACCTGCTGCGTGCCGCCGACGCCGCCTCGAAACTGAACATCACCACGTGGGCACTTACCGGTGCCGGACCCAATCCGTTGGCGGAAGCCTGCGACGAAGCCGTGATGATCGACGCCCTTAACGCCAACGCGCAGGAAGGGCACCTGATCGCCCTGCATGCGATGTGCCGGGTCTTCGACCTCGAAGTCGGCCGCCGCGGCGCTCCTGACGCCGGGTTGCCGAGGCGGGGAGGCAGGGCATGA
- a CDS encoding PfkB family carbohydrate kinase, with translation MRIVVVGDVMLDVDLSGEATRLSPDAPVPVVDVSRVKRRAGGAGLVARMLAGDGWPVTLVTVLGDDDAGRQLEAHLAGVRLVSGPSGHPSPVKTRVRAGSHAVVRFDQGCEKSPVPAVSPAMLRAVETAGVIIVADYGRGLAANPQLRDLLARLAGRVPIIWDPHPAGADPVPGVAVVTPNLAEAAKAAQSRLAARATESPEGEEQDPAVSAGRILLEQWRSRAVLVTKGEHGAVLLRAGSDSPHHVPAPRVEAGDPCGAGDRLAASLAVHLLAGRNLEEAAALAVHDAADFLASGGVSALPDTVAADPGAPAAVDSGPGIRKPRSQGAGKRRGSEPLLLARAVRDNGGTVVATGGCFDLLHAGHVRSLAAARELGDCLIVCLNSDDSVRRLKGPERPIIGQQDRAELLLAMECVDAVMIFDEDTPEAALERLRPDIWVKGGDYKGARLPEADLVEKWGGRCLTVPYHPARSTTGLADALAKVS, from the coding sequence ATGAGGATCGTAGTGGTTGGGGACGTCATGCTGGACGTCGACCTCTCCGGTGAGGCTACCCGGCTCAGCCCGGACGCGCCGGTTCCCGTGGTGGACGTTTCCAGGGTCAAGCGGCGCGCCGGCGGGGCCGGGCTGGTGGCCCGGATGCTTGCAGGCGACGGCTGGCCCGTCACCCTGGTGACCGTCCTGGGCGATGACGACGCCGGCCGGCAGCTCGAAGCGCACCTCGCCGGGGTACGGCTTGTGTCGGGCCCCAGCGGCCACCCTTCCCCGGTGAAGACACGGGTCAGGGCAGGATCGCATGCGGTGGTCCGTTTCGACCAGGGATGCGAAAAATCCCCCGTTCCCGCCGTGAGTCCCGCTATGCTCCGCGCCGTGGAGACGGCCGGGGTGATCATCGTGGCGGACTACGGCCGCGGCCTTGCCGCCAATCCCCAGCTCCGTGACCTCCTGGCCCGGCTGGCCGGCCGAGTTCCCATTATTTGGGACCCGCACCCCGCCGGTGCGGATCCGGTTCCCGGCGTAGCCGTGGTGACGCCCAACCTTGCGGAGGCCGCCAAGGCAGCCCAGTCCCGCTTGGCAGCCAGGGCTACAGAGTCCCCGGAAGGCGAGGAACAGGACCCCGCCGTCAGCGCCGGCCGGATCCTGCTGGAGCAATGGCGCAGCCGTGCCGTCCTGGTCACCAAGGGCGAGCACGGAGCGGTACTCCTGCGTGCGGGCAGTGATTCTCCCCACCACGTTCCGGCGCCGCGGGTGGAAGCGGGTGATCCCTGCGGTGCGGGGGACCGCCTGGCCGCCAGCCTGGCGGTGCACCTCCTGGCTGGCCGGAACCTTGAGGAAGCCGCCGCGCTGGCAGTCCATGACGCGGCAGATTTCCTGGCCAGCGGGGGCGTCTCCGCCCTGCCTGACACTGTTGCAGCGGATCCCGGAGCGCCCGCCGCTGTCGATTCCGGCCCGGGCATACGGAAGCCGCGGAGCCAGGGCGCCGGCAAACGCCGCGGCAGTGAGCCACTGCTGCTGGCCCGCGCTGTGCGGGACAACGGCGGCACGGTGGTGGCAACGGGCGGCTGCTTCGACCTGCTGCACGCCGGCCACGTCCGGTCCCTGGCAGCAGCCCGGGAACTGGGGGACTGCCTGATCGTCTGCCTCAACTCGGACGATTCGGTGCGCCGGCTCAAGGGTCCGGAGCGTCCCATCATCGGCCAGCAGGACAGGGCAGAACTGCTGCTGGCCATGGAATGCGTGGACGCCGTCATGATCTTCGACGAAGACACTCCGGAGGCTGCCCTGGAACGCCTTCGCCCGGACATTTGGGTCAAGGGCGGCGATTACAAGGGCGCCCGCCTGCCGGAGGCCGACCTCGTGGAGAAGTGGGGAGGACGCTGCCTCACTGTCCCCTACCACCCTGCCCGTTCCACTACCGGCCTCGCCGATGCACTGGCCAAGGTCAGCTGA
- a CDS encoding SDR family oxidoreductase: protein MTAEATVPATNNPGRVLVTGGASGLGAAVVDAVLKAGGTPVVLDRDISSVSAVKAFEVDVADRAAVENAVREAAESLGGLEAVVTAAGIDRCGKLADVEATEWEKVIGVNLMGTVSVVRAALPYLKSSHGRVVTVASTLGKRAVADATAYCASKFGVVGFSHALAAETGGEIGVTTMIPGGMKTRFFDDRTEQYKPQDDSRLNDPANTAQAILFALNQPVGCEVREMLICHEEEGSWP from the coding sequence ATGACTGCAGAAGCAACTGTGCCTGCCACCAACAACCCAGGCCGCGTGCTCGTGACCGGAGGTGCCTCCGGTCTGGGGGCCGCCGTCGTCGACGCCGTGCTCAAAGCCGGCGGCACCCCGGTGGTGTTGGACCGCGACATCAGCAGCGTCTCCGCCGTCAAGGCATTCGAGGTGGACGTTGCGGACCGCGCCGCCGTGGAAAATGCCGTCCGGGAAGCCGCCGAATCGCTGGGCGGCCTGGAAGCCGTGGTGACCGCGGCCGGCATCGACCGCTGCGGCAAGTTGGCTGATGTTGAAGCCACGGAGTGGGAAAAGGTCATCGGAGTGAACCTGATGGGCACCGTCTCCGTGGTGCGCGCGGCGCTGCCCTACCTCAAGTCCTCACACGGGCGCGTGGTGACCGTGGCATCCACCCTGGGTAAGCGTGCGGTGGCCGATGCCACGGCGTACTGCGCCTCCAAGTTCGGCGTGGTGGGTTTCAGCCACGCGCTTGCAGCAGAGACCGGCGGCGAAATCGGCGTCACCACCATGATTCCCGGCGGCATGAAGACGCGGTTCTTCGATGACCGCACCGAGCAGTACAAGCCGCAGGACGATTCACGGCTCAACGATCCCGCCAACACGGCGCAGGCCATCCTATTCGCATTGAACCAGCCCGTCGGCTGCGAGGTCCGCGAAATGCTGATCTGCCACGAGGAAGAGGGCTCCTGGCCCTAA
- a CDS encoding aldehyde dehydrogenase family protein: MPTTAIETAAGPGSAERAGITIRNPRTGDVLWTVPEAGPDAVTRAVDVARSAAADWASTAPAERGAALRAAARALDAAAAELAELNASETGRPVEESLAGIGAGVSTLEQYAELGPVHRGLSLRGNRLASDYTVAEPRGVAALLTPWNDPVAVACGLIGAALVTGNTVVHKPSERCPRLGEALGEVLAPAFPPGVFQTINGGAGAGALLAESQVDVVAHVGSSAAGARIARAGALTGAHVIRENGGNDPLLVDRDVDPAWAAEQAAVGAFSNSGQICVAVERIYVHEAIAKEFCAALEAEAALRNNNGTVAPLVDERMRDAVHAHVTDALSQGAHAVEGGVLPDGPGSFYPATVLLECTDSMQVMTEETFGPVAPVQVVKSFDDGLRLACSGKYGLAATVLSGNMAHVQQAVAALPVGTVKVNEVFGGAPGGAAQPRGESGAGFGYGPELLDEFSRVKVVHIAAPPAAAERESKGQGQP; this comes from the coding sequence ATGCCCACTACTGCCATTGAAACAGCCGCAGGCCCCGGATCAGCTGAGCGCGCCGGGATCACCATCCGGAACCCGCGCACCGGCGATGTCCTCTGGACCGTGCCGGAAGCCGGGCCGGACGCGGTGACCCGCGCCGTGGACGTTGCCCGGAGCGCCGCGGCGGACTGGGCTTCCACTGCTCCCGCAGAACGGGGCGCCGCACTCCGCGCTGCTGCCCGGGCGTTGGATGCCGCCGCCGCTGAACTGGCGGAGCTCAACGCCAGCGAAACCGGGCGGCCGGTGGAGGAATCATTGGCCGGGATCGGCGCCGGGGTTTCCACCCTTGAGCAGTACGCCGAACTCGGGCCTGTCCACCGCGGCCTCAGCCTGCGCGGAAACCGCCTTGCCTCGGACTACACCGTGGCGGAGCCGCGCGGGGTCGCCGCGCTCCTCACCCCGTGGAACGATCCCGTTGCCGTGGCCTGCGGGCTGATCGGCGCCGCGCTGGTTACCGGAAACACGGTTGTCCACAAGCCCAGTGAGCGCTGCCCGCGCCTCGGTGAGGCACTGGGGGAGGTCCTGGCACCCGCGTTTCCGCCCGGCGTCTTCCAGACGATCAACGGAGGGGCCGGAGCGGGGGCCTTGCTCGCAGAGTCCCAGGTGGACGTGGTGGCGCACGTGGGCTCAAGCGCCGCTGGCGCCCGCATTGCCAGGGCCGGCGCACTGACCGGAGCCCATGTCATCCGGGAGAACGGCGGAAACGATCCGCTGCTCGTTGACCGGGATGTTGATCCAGCATGGGCGGCCGAGCAGGCGGCCGTTGGCGCCTTCAGCAACAGCGGCCAGATCTGTGTGGCAGTGGAGCGAATCTACGTCCACGAGGCCATTGCCAAGGAGTTCTGCGCAGCACTGGAAGCTGAAGCGGCGCTCCGCAACAACAACGGCACGGTGGCCCCGCTGGTGGACGAGCGGATGCGTGACGCCGTCCACGCCCACGTCACAGATGCGCTCAGCCAGGGCGCGCATGCCGTGGAAGGCGGAGTCCTTCCCGACGGTCCTGGCTCCTTCTATCCGGCCACGGTGCTGCTGGAGTGCACGGACAGCATGCAGGTCATGACGGAGGAAACATTTGGGCCGGTTGCTCCCGTCCAGGTGGTGAAGTCGTTTGACGACGGACTGCGGCTGGCGTGCAGCGGCAAGTACGGCCTGGCCGCCACAGTCCTGAGCGGCAACATGGCGCACGTCCAGCAGGCCGTGGCGGCACTCCCGGTGGGAACCGTCAAGGTCAACGAGGTGTTTGGCGGCGCACCCGGCGGCGCAGCCCAGCCGCGCGGTGAAAGCGGTGCGGGGTTCGGTTACGGTCCTGAGCTGCTGGACGAGTTCAGCCGGGTGAAAGTGGTGCACATAGCCGCGCCTCCGGCTGCGGCTGAAAGGGAATCCAAAGGACAGGGGCAGCCATGA
- the rfaE2 gene encoding D-glycero-beta-D-manno-heptose 1-phosphate adenylyltransferase, protein MSQPSDGLHREPAPGDPAGVDLSQQRALSEWLPGRLAAEQPAILVLGDVMLDGWWSGTIERLCREAPAPVVDVQSRESVPGGAANTAMNLAALGARVSVAGIIGTDDAGVDLRNQLVAAGIDVTYLLDHPDMVTTTKIRISSGGQVMLRIDDCAKAVPADALAELAASVRAAVEHQDAVMVCDYGAGVLADPVRGGLMDALAGKDRAEPAGRPLLVVDSHDPRPWAPLGPDLVTPNAQEAARLLDLRLPDGQDRVAAVGDHAGELLAATGARAVVVTLDRDGTVLLTPDGVRHRTWARPAAEKQASGAGDTFVAALTLARTAGLPLTASLDLAQSAADVVVHQPGTSVCSTAALSRYLKAFADTALGADELERQLQLHRAQGQRIVLTNGCFDVLHSGHTRYLNQAKQLGDVLVVALNSDDSVRRLKGAGRPINQVADRAAVVAALSCVDYVTVFDTPTAAPLIRQLRPEVYAKGGDYTPEMLAETPSVEEYGGRVAILDYVAERSTTAVVKRIREGEGAVPTN, encoded by the coding sequence ATGAGCCAGCCGAGCGATGGGCTTCACCGTGAACCCGCTCCCGGCGACCCCGCCGGAGTGGACCTCTCCCAGCAGCGCGCCCTCTCCGAATGGCTGCCCGGCCGGCTGGCAGCGGAACAGCCGGCCATCCTGGTGCTGGGTGACGTGATGCTGGACGGCTGGTGGAGCGGCACCATTGAACGGCTGTGCCGCGAGGCACCCGCACCGGTGGTGGACGTCCAGTCCCGTGAATCCGTGCCGGGCGGGGCGGCGAACACGGCCATGAACCTGGCCGCCCTGGGCGCACGGGTGTCCGTTGCCGGAATCATCGGAACGGATGACGCCGGCGTGGACCTCCGTAACCAGCTGGTGGCGGCGGGAATCGACGTCACGTACCTGCTCGACCACCCGGACATGGTCACCACCACCAAGATCCGGATCAGCAGCGGCGGCCAGGTGATGCTCCGCATCGATGACTGCGCCAAAGCTGTGCCGGCCGATGCGCTGGCGGAGCTCGCCGCGTCGGTGCGGGCCGCCGTCGAACACCAGGACGCCGTGATGGTCTGCGACTATGGCGCCGGTGTCCTTGCCGACCCCGTCCGGGGCGGCCTGATGGACGCCCTGGCGGGCAAGGACCGGGCCGAACCGGCAGGGCGCCCGCTGCTGGTGGTCGACTCACACGACCCCCGCCCCTGGGCGCCGCTCGGTCCGGACCTGGTGACCCCCAACGCGCAGGAGGCGGCGCGGCTGCTGGACCTGCGCTTGCCGGACGGGCAGGACAGGGTGGCGGCCGTGGGGGACCACGCCGGGGAGCTGCTGGCCGCCACCGGTGCCCGGGCCGTGGTGGTCACCCTGGACCGCGACGGAACAGTCCTCCTGACGCCCGACGGCGTGCGGCACCGGACGTGGGCACGTCCCGCTGCCGAAAAGCAGGCGTCCGGTGCAGGGGACACCTTCGTGGCGGCCCTCACCCTGGCCCGTACTGCCGGGCTGCCGCTCACGGCGAGCCTGGACCTGGCGCAGTCCGCTGCGGATGTGGTGGTCCACCAGCCAGGCACGTCGGTGTGCAGCACGGCCGCGCTCAGCCGCTACCTGAAGGCTTTCGCCGACACTGCCCTGGGGGCCGACGAACTGGAACGGCAGCTGCAGCTGCACCGGGCCCAGGGCCAGCGGATCGTGCTGACCAACGGCTGCTTCGACGTGCTCCACAGTGGCCACACCCGCTACCTGAACCAGGCAAAGCAGCTGGGCGACGTCCTGGTGGTGGCCCTGAACAGCGACGATTCCGTGCGTCGGCTGAAGGGCGCAGGCCGCCCCATCAACCAGGTGGCCGACCGGGCCGCGGTGGTGGCCGCCTTGAGCTGCGTGGATTACGTGACGGTGTTCGATACACCCACCGCAGCACCCCTGATCCGGCAGCTTCGGCCCGAGGTGTACGCGAAGGGCGGGGACTACACTCCGGAGATGCTCGCCGAGACGCCGTCCGTGGAGGAGTACGGGGGCCGGGTGGCCATCCTGGACTATGTTGCCGAACGTTCCACCACCGCCGTGGTGAAGCGGATCCGCGAGGGCGAGGGAGCTGTTCCCACCAACTAG
- a CDS encoding spermidine synthase, whose product MAKRGRSGGSGGRAGNRPVAGVVEVPAGGRPSGPVEGVYYIDTGDCELIADQDNSTGWLLKINGVMSSHIDLADPLFLDFEYMRWMAALIESRWPPSGSSSGGGPKLRGLHLGGGACSLARYFHAVYPDARQVVVELDGKLAEYVRGWFDLPKAPLLRLRVGEAREVTESLTPDTRDFIIRDVFAGAVTPRPLTTAEFTGHVKRVVAPGGLYVVNSGDAPDLKNAREDAATIAASFKYTVIIADPAMLKGRRYGNMVMAGSDAPFGDDPKLHRRLLGGAVPAHLWDDDQVRAFAAGSPVRHDPPAPVS is encoded by the coding sequence GTGGCCAAGCGCGGACGCTCAGGTGGTTCAGGTGGCAGGGCGGGCAACAGGCCGGTGGCCGGAGTGGTGGAAGTGCCGGCCGGCGGCAGGCCCAGCGGCCCCGTTGAAGGTGTCTACTACATCGATACCGGCGACTGCGAGCTGATCGCGGACCAGGACAACTCCACGGGCTGGTTACTGAAGATCAACGGGGTGATGAGCTCCCATATCGACCTCGCGGATCCGCTTTTCCTGGATTTCGAGTACATGCGCTGGATGGCGGCGCTGATCGAGTCGCGCTGGCCGCCGTCGGGTAGTTCCTCCGGCGGCGGCCCGAAACTGCGCGGCCTCCACCTGGGCGGCGGCGCCTGTTCGCTGGCCCGCTATTTCCACGCCGTCTACCCGGACGCCCGGCAGGTAGTGGTGGAACTGGACGGCAAGCTGGCCGAATATGTGCGCGGCTGGTTCGACCTGCCCAAAGCCCCGCTGCTGCGCCTGCGCGTGGGGGAGGCCCGCGAAGTCACCGAGAGCCTCACCCCGGATACCCGGGACTTCATCATCCGGGACGTTTTCGCCGGCGCCGTCACACCCCGGCCGCTCACCACGGCGGAGTTCACCGGCCACGTGAAACGGGTGGTGGCCCCGGGAGGCCTGTACGTGGTCAACTCCGGGGACGCGCCGGACCTGAAGAACGCCCGGGAGGACGCCGCCACCATCGCGGCGTCTTTCAAGTACACCGTGATCATCGCCGACCCCGCCATGCTGAAGGGCCGGCGCTACGGGAACATGGTGATGGCCGGCAGCGATGCCCCGTTCGGCGACGATCCCAAGCTGCACCGCCGGCTGCTGGGCGGTGCTGTCCCCGCGCATCTCTGGGATGACGACCAGGTCCGGGCCTTCGCCGCCGGTTCCCCCGTCCGCCACGACCCGCCTGCCCCGGTCAGTTAG
- a CDS encoding LysR family transcriptional regulator, whose amino-acid sequence MDTNPDDLLVLLAVSRSAKFTTAAQALGLNHTTVSRRIAALEKSLGGRVLARAAGGWELTDLGTRAVRVAEQVEAAVGTLGPAGKEPDPITGVVRMTATDGFSAYIAAPAVARLRRNHPGLSVEVVTMTRRALQQRSGLDIEVVVGEPQVHRAEAVRLGEYMLGMYASRAYLAAHGTPATVAELNEHPLVYFVDSMLQVDDLDAPRRLVPAMRDGLTSTNVFVHVEATRAGAGIGFLPCFMGDLHGDLVRLLPSAISELLPYWMVLRPDSLRRPAVAAVVQALREQVAEHRDWLLGRGSN is encoded by the coding sequence ATGGATACGAACCCGGATGACCTGCTGGTCCTGCTGGCCGTCTCGCGGTCAGCAAAATTCACGACGGCGGCCCAGGCCTTGGGACTGAACCACACCACTGTCTCGCGCCGGATAGCCGCCCTGGAGAAGTCGCTGGGCGGCCGGGTGCTGGCCCGGGCAGCGGGAGGTTGGGAACTGACCGACCTTGGCACCCGGGCCGTGCGGGTAGCGGAACAGGTGGAGGCGGCGGTGGGCACGCTGGGACCCGCTGGCAAGGAACCGGACCCCATTACCGGCGTCGTCCGCATGACCGCGACGGACGGGTTCAGCGCCTATATCGCCGCGCCTGCCGTGGCGCGGCTGCGGCGGAACCATCCCGGGCTCAGCGTGGAAGTGGTGACCATGACGCGGCGGGCACTGCAGCAGCGTTCGGGCCTGGACATCGAAGTGGTGGTGGGCGAGCCGCAGGTGCACCGGGCCGAAGCGGTGCGGCTGGGCGAGTACATGCTGGGAATGTACGCCTCGCGGGCCTACCTTGCTGCGCATGGAACTCCGGCCACCGTGGCCGAACTCAACGAGCACCCGCTGGTCTACTTCGTGGATTCCATGCTGCAGGTGGATGACCTGGACGCGCCCCGCCGGCTGGTGCCCGCCATGCGGGACGGCCTGACCTCCACGAACGTCTTTGTCCATGTGGAGGCCACCCGCGCCGGGGCCGGGATCGGTTTCCTTCCGTGCTTCATGGGCGACCTGCACGGGGACCTGGTCCGCCTGCTGCCGTCCGCGATTTCCGAACTGCTGCCCTACTGGATGGTGCTGCGGCCGGACTCGCTGCGGCGGCCGGCCGTGGCCGCAGTGGTGCAGGCGTTGCGGGAGCAGGTGGCGGAACACCGGGACTGGCTGCTGGGCCGGGGTTCTAACTGA
- a CDS encoding MFS transporter, with protein MSVEQRSASSAEPAPKGAGLKKIVAASMVGTVVEWYEFFLYATAATLVFGKYFFPATGNELDGIIQAFITYAVGFVARPLGGIVFGQIGDKLGRKPTLQLTIVIIGVSTFLMGCLPGFAEIGYLAPALLVFLRFIQGFALGGEWGGAVLLVAEHSPNKSRGFWSSWPQSAVPVGNLLATLVLFIMSSMLSPEAFLGWGWRVAFWLSAVIVFVGYYIRTHVTEAPIFLKAKELVEQEQAVSYGVREVIRKYPKGILQAMGLRFAENIMYYLVVSFAIVYLKSVHKYDTSSLLLALLIAHVIHFLVIPQVGRLVDSWGRKPVYLVGAITGATWPFFAFPMFDTKNAVVIVLAVTIGLCLHAFMYAGQPAIMSELFPTRMRYAGVSLGSQVTSIVAGSLAPLLATQWLKDTGSWVPTAIYLVVACAVTTVAVLSLKETKGIALEDVDRADAEREGLAVAAATR; from the coding sequence ATGAGCGTAGAACAACGCTCTGCATCATCGGCCGAGCCTGCCCCAAAGGGCGCCGGCCTCAAGAAGATCGTCGCAGCCTCCATGGTTGGCACCGTGGTGGAATGGTACGAGTTCTTCCTCTACGCCACTGCCGCAACCCTGGTGTTCGGCAAGTACTTCTTCCCTGCTACCGGCAACGAGCTGGACGGCATCATCCAGGCGTTCATCACCTACGCCGTGGGCTTCGTTGCACGGCCGCTCGGCGGCATCGTCTTCGGCCAGATTGGTGACAAGCTGGGCCGCAAGCCCACCCTGCAGCTCACCATCGTGATCATCGGCGTGTCCACCTTCCTGATGGGCTGCCTCCCGGGCTTCGCCGAGATCGGCTACCTCGCACCGGCACTGCTGGTGTTCCTGCGCTTTATCCAGGGCTTCGCCCTGGGCGGCGAATGGGGTGGCGCCGTGCTTCTCGTCGCCGAGCACAGCCCCAACAAGTCCCGCGGATTCTGGTCCAGCTGGCCCCAGTCCGCCGTTCCGGTGGGCAACCTGCTGGCCACGCTGGTTCTGTTCATCATGTCCTCCATGCTCAGCCCGGAAGCGTTCCTCGGCTGGGGCTGGCGGGTGGCATTCTGGCTGTCCGCGGTGATCGTCTTCGTGGGCTACTACATCCGCACGCACGTTACTGAAGCGCCTATCTTCCTGAAGGCCAAGGAACTCGTGGAGCAGGAACAGGCCGTGAGCTACGGCGTGCGCGAGGTCATCCGCAAGTACCCCAAGGGCATCCTGCAGGCCATGGGCCTCCGGTTCGCGGAAAACATCATGTACTACCTCGTGGTCAGCTTCGCGATTGTGTACCTCAAGAGCGTCCACAAGTACGACACGTCCTCGCTCCTGCTCGCCCTGCTGATTGCCCACGTCATCCACTTCCTGGTCATCCCGCAGGTGGGACGCCTCGTGGACAGCTGGGGCCGCAAGCCTGTGTACCTGGTGGGCGCCATCACCGGTGCCACCTGGCCCTTCTTCGCGTTTCCCATGTTCGACACGAAGAACGCGGTGGTGATCGTCCTGGCCGTGACCATCGGCCTCTGCCTGCACGCCTTCATGTATGCCGGGCAGCCGGCCATCATGTCGGAGCTCTTCCCCACCCGGATGCGCTACGCCGGGGTGTCGCTGGGCTCGCAGGTCACCTCGATCGTTGCCGGTTCGCTGGCGCCGCTCCTGGCCACCCAGTGGCTGAAGGACACGGGCTCGTGGGTTCCCACCGCCATCTACCTGGTGGTGGCGTGCGCCGTCACCACCGTGGCGGTGCTGAGCCTCAAGGAAACCAAGGGCATAGCCCTGGAGGACGTGGACAGGGCCGACGCCGAACGCGAAGGCCTGGCGGTAGCGGCAGCCACGCGCTGA